The following proteins are encoded in a genomic region of Amycolatopsis sulphurea:
- a CDS encoding ABC transporter permease — MTATVAAPSERGASVAAVLQRQGAAVVLVLGIVVSWFAFPHFGTADNLRNLVLQGSFLAVIALGMTFVIISGGIDLSVGSVYALGGVLAAYGSRYGLVATILLPLVVCGLIGLINGLLIARTRMAPFIVTLASLLFARGLLLALTNEGATTYKVEPGSAFLWLGQGTIFGVGVPVYLALLLFGLGGVLLRRTRFGQSVFAIGGSEQSALLMGLPVARTKVALYTLSGVLAGLAGVLTAAYLQSGVTVLGVGTELDAISVVVIGGTLLTGGAGTIIGTLVGVGLKTLIQNVINQVGTLDANYQTVVSGAFLLVVVVIQRLLARSRKS; from the coding sequence TCAGGGCGCCGCGGTGGTACTGGTGCTCGGCATCGTCGTGTCCTGGTTCGCCTTCCCGCACTTCGGCACGGCGGACAACCTGCGCAACCTGGTGTTGCAAGGCTCGTTCCTCGCGGTGATCGCGCTCGGCATGACGTTCGTGATCATCTCCGGCGGGATCGACCTGTCCGTCGGCTCGGTCTACGCGCTCGGCGGCGTGCTGGCCGCGTACGGGTCGCGCTACGGTCTGGTCGCGACGATCCTGCTGCCGCTTGTCGTTTGTGGACTGATCGGGCTGATCAACGGCCTGCTCATCGCGCGGACGCGAATGGCGCCGTTCATCGTCACACTCGCTTCGCTGTTGTTCGCCCGCGGTCTCCTGCTGGCGCTCACCAACGAAGGCGCGACAACGTACAAAGTGGAGCCCGGCTCGGCGTTCCTGTGGCTGGGGCAGGGCACCATCTTCGGCGTCGGCGTGCCGGTGTATCTCGCGTTGCTCCTTTTCGGACTCGGCGGGGTGCTGTTGCGCCGCACCAGGTTCGGCCAGTCCGTGTTCGCCATCGGCGGTTCGGAGCAGTCCGCGCTGCTGATGGGGCTGCCGGTGGCCCGCACCAAGGTCGCTCTCTACACGCTCAGCGGCGTGCTGGCCGGGCTGGCCGGCGTGCTCACCGCGGCGTACCTGCAGTCCGGCGTCACCGTGCTCGGCGTCGGCACCGAACTCGACGCGATCTCCGTGGTGGTGATCGGCGGCACGCTGCTCACCGGCGGCGCGGGCACGATCATCGGCACCCTCGTCGGTGTCGGACTCAAAACGCTGATCCAGAACGTGATCAACCAGGTCGGCACCCTCGACGCCAACTACCAGACGGTGGTCAGCGGGGCCTTCCTGCTGGTCGTCGTCGTGATCCAGCGGCTACTGGCCCGTTCTCGCAAGTCCTGA
- a CDS encoding LamG-like jellyroll fold domain-containing protein, whose translation MFRPARRPGRWATAFAALAVVVAGLSNAPAASAAGPPQWHRLAPPLTTPWTSQVSPDNALPDYPRPQLARDQWQNLNGVWEFSAAKPGDTPPVGRDLAERILVPYPVESALSGIMRHETSMWYKRTFQVPKNWQVGGRGQRLLLHFQAVDYDTTVWVNGHQVAHHTGGYDAFSADVTNALTTAKDQQIVVGVQDPNDTGGQPLGKQRKPGDGIFYTPASGIWQTVWLEPVTPAHLDRVDTTPDLASGSVLVNAAVGGPARQRVDAVAYDHGKVVGQVSGEANKPLRLKLTKPHLWTPDDPFLYDLQVRLSSGDSVRSYFGMRSVSVGKTADGKQRMLLNGKFVMQLGPLDQGFWPDGIYTAPTDSALKFDLEQEKALGFNMVRKHIKVEPDRWYYYADKLGLMVWQDMPAMKDDVEPSPAAQANFESELHRMIEQHRSFPSIVTWVPFNEGWGDYAVGRIADQVKAWDPTRLVDAESGVNCCRSEPDSGKGDLYDDHTYTGPGTPVPDGTRAAVDGEYGGLGLKVDGHQFDPAGSFAYEMEPDSATLTRRYGELQQKLLLAGRRCGVSAGVYTQTTDVEKEVNGFFTYDRQVKKMDFAAVRAANQAVIRGVDGSAQQGPVIRPGTPGIDGIAAYPFDENTGTTAADSVGNHNATLVGGASWTAGHQGSALSVNGSGQYADTGASLLKTDAGYSVSAWVKFTQLGDAFQTVVSQDGSDHSGFYLQYSGQDHKLAFSFVGTRALAPMTPEAGKWYHLVGVRDAATGKLSLYVNGQEAASKNACLGEASIGHTVIGRGQYGGKPVDFLNGAVDQVHLYDRALTPAEVKTLYTS comes from the coding sequence ATGTTCCGCCCTGCCCGCAGACCCGGCCGCTGGGCCACGGCGTTCGCGGCACTCGCCGTGGTCGTCGCCGGGCTGTCGAACGCACCCGCCGCCTCGGCGGCCGGCCCACCGCAGTGGCACCGGCTCGCCCCGCCGCTGACCACACCGTGGACCAGCCAGGTCTCCCCGGACAACGCGCTGCCGGACTATCCCCGGCCGCAACTGGCCCGCGACCAATGGCAGAACCTCAACGGGGTCTGGGAGTTCTCCGCGGCCAAGCCCGGCGACACGCCGCCGGTCGGCCGTGATCTGGCCGAACGCATCCTGGTCCCCTACCCGGTCGAATCCGCGCTGTCCGGGATCATGCGGCACGAGACCTCGATGTGGTACAAGCGCACCTTCCAAGTGCCGAAGAACTGGCAGGTGGGCGGCCGCGGCCAGCGGCTCCTGCTGCACTTCCAGGCGGTGGACTACGACACCACGGTGTGGGTCAACGGTCATCAGGTCGCCCACCACACCGGCGGCTACGACGCGTTCTCCGCGGACGTCACCAACGCGTTGACCACGGCGAAGGACCAGCAGATCGTGGTCGGCGTGCAAGACCCGAACGACACCGGCGGCCAGCCGCTGGGCAAGCAGCGCAAGCCGGGCGACGGGATCTTCTACACCCCGGCCTCGGGCATCTGGCAGACCGTGTGGCTGGAACCGGTGACCCCGGCGCACCTCGACCGGGTGGACACCACGCCGGACCTGGCTTCCGGCTCGGTCCTGGTGAACGCGGCCGTCGGCGGCCCGGCCCGGCAGCGTGTCGACGCGGTCGCCTACGACCACGGCAAGGTGGTCGGCCAGGTGTCCGGTGAGGCGAACAAACCGTTGCGGCTCAAGCTGACCAAGCCGCACCTGTGGACGCCGGACGATCCGTTCCTCTACGACCTGCAGGTGCGACTGTCCTCAGGGGACAGTGTGCGCTCGTACTTCGGCATGCGTTCGGTCTCGGTCGGCAAGACCGCGGACGGCAAGCAGCGGATGCTGCTCAACGGCAAGTTCGTGATGCAGCTGGGTCCGCTGGACCAGGGCTTCTGGCCGGACGGCATCTACACCGCGCCGACCGATTCGGCACTGAAATTCGATCTGGAGCAGGAAAAGGCGCTCGGCTTCAATATGGTGCGCAAGCACATCAAGGTGGAGCCGGACCGCTGGTACTACTACGCGGACAAGCTCGGCCTGATGGTCTGGCAGGACATGCCGGCGATGAAGGACGACGTCGAGCCGAGCCCGGCCGCACAGGCGAACTTCGAGTCCGAGCTGCACCGGATGATCGAGCAGCACCGCAGCTTCCCGTCCATCGTCACCTGGGTGCCGTTCAACGAGGGCTGGGGCGACTACGCCGTGGGCCGGATCGCCGACCAGGTCAAGGCCTGGGATCCGACCCGGCTGGTGGACGCCGAATCCGGGGTGAACTGCTGCCGGTCCGAACCGGACAGTGGCAAGGGAGACCTCTACGACGACCACACCTACACCGGACCGGGCACGCCCGTCCCGGACGGCACCCGGGCCGCGGTGGACGGTGAGTACGGCGGGCTCGGCCTCAAGGTCGACGGGCACCAGTTCGACCCGGCGGGCAGCTTCGCCTACGAAATGGAGCCGGACAGCGCCACGCTCACCCGCCGGTACGGCGAACTGCAGCAGAAGCTCCTGCTCGCCGGCCGCCGGTGCGGGGTGTCGGCCGGGGTCTACACCCAGACCACCGACGTGGAGAAGGAGGTCAACGGCTTCTTCACCTACGACCGTCAGGTGAAGAAGATGGACTTCGCGGCCGTGCGTGCGGCGAACCAGGCCGTGATCAGGGGCGTGGACGGCTCCGCGCAGCAAGGTCCGGTGATCCGGCCAGGCACGCCGGGAATCGATGGTATTGCCGCCTATCCCTTCGACGAGAACACCGGTACCACGGCAGCGGACTCGGTCGGCAACCACAACGCGACGCTCGTCGGCGGAGCCTCCTGGACCGCCGGGCACCAGGGCTCCGCGCTCTCGGTGAACGGTTCGGGCCAGTACGCGGACACCGGCGCCTCGCTGCTCAAGACCGACGCCGGCTACAGCGTTTCGGCCTGGGTGAAGTTCACTCAGCTCGGCGACGCTTTCCAGACCGTGGTGAGCCAGGACGGCAGCGACCACAGTGGGTTCTATCTGCAGTACTCGGGACAGGACCACAAGCTGGCGTTCAGTTTCGTCGGTACCCGGGCACTTGCCCCGATGACCCCGGAAGCGGGCAAGTGGTATCACCTGGTCGGTGTCCGTGACGCCGCGACG